One genomic window of Desulfuromonas sp. AOP6 includes the following:
- a CDS encoding copper resistance protein NlpE, whose product MTRQLAGVLLVALALMSTNCTYRASISAGYPVMDEHNSRNSLDWPGTYAGVLPCADCAGLETTLTIRSDSSYHLETRPLGKSDRLFEEQGTFTWLEGGSIIQLNDGATRYLVGENRLFLLDRRGRRITGDLAAHYILHKE is encoded by the coding sequence ATGACGCGACAGCTGGCCGGAGTGCTCCTGGTGGCGTTGGCTCTCATGTCGACAAATTGCACATATCGTGCCTCAATTTCAGCGGGCTATCCGGTCATGGACGAACACAACAGCCGCAACTCCCTCGACTGGCCCGGCACCTATGCCGGCGTGTTGCCCTGCGCCGACTGCGCCGGGCTGGAAACGACCCTCACCATCAGGTCGGATTCAAGCTACCATCTCGAAACCCGCCCTCTCGGTAAAAGTGACCGCCTGTTTGAGGAGCAGGGAACCTTCACCTGGCTGGAAGGTGGCAGCATTATTCAGCTAAATGACGGCGCCACACGCTATCTGGTTGGTGAAAACCGGCTTTTTCTGCTCGATCGCCGGGGGCGGCGAATCACCGGAGACCTGGCCGCACACTACATCCTGCACAAAGAATAG
- a CDS encoding SRPBCC family protein, with the protein MLTTRKLNPFSRQVFISMIHTLTNRQTVPASLEEVWNFFSRPGNLNRITPPSLHFRILSGEEPSTYAGQIIRYSIRILPFIRVQWLTEIKHVVALSSFVDEQRLGPYKLWYHHHQFIPVKDGVEIVDTVHYAIGYSLLGDLVHRLWLRQRLEYIFSYRQEVISRLFAGCRE; encoded by the coding sequence ATGCTCACCACCAGGAAACTGAACCCTTTTTCACGACAGGTTTTCATCTCCATGATTCACACCCTGACCAACCGCCAGACCGTGCCGGCCAGCCTCGAAGAAGTCTGGAACTTTTTCTCGCGGCCGGGCAACCTCAACCGTATCACACCGCCGTCTCTGCATTTTCGCATCCTCAGCGGCGAGGAACCATCCACCTATGCCGGGCAGATCATCCGTTACAGCATTCGCATCCTGCCCTTCATCCGGGTCCAGTGGTTGACGGAGATCAAGCATGTGGTGGCCTTGTCCTCTTTTGTCGACGAACAGCGCCTCGGTCCCTACAAGCTCTGGTATCATCACCACCAGTTCATCCCCGTCAAGGACGGGGTGGAAATCGTCGATACCGTCCACTACGCCATCGGCTACTCGTTGCTGGGCGACCTTGTACATCGTCTCTGGCTGCGGCAACGGCTCGAGTATATTTTCAGCTACCGCCAGGAGGTGATCAGCCGTCTCTTTGCGGGCTGCAGGGAGTGA